From a single Candidatus Omnitrophota bacterium genomic region:
- a CDS encoding CTP synthase, with the protein MAKYIFVTGGVVSSLGKGITSSSIGKLLESKGLKVTLIKCDPYINVDPGTMNPYQHGEVYVLDDGAETDLDLGHYERFTNAHLTRDNNITTGKIYYSVITKERRGDYLGSTVQIIPHITDEIKDSIKKVAEDKRVDVVIVEIGGTVGDIESLPFLEAIRQLRLEVGRDYAINVHVTLVPYIKSAGEIKTKPTQHSVGTLREIGIIPDIIVCRTEKYLTAETKAKIALFCNVDVEGVVQAVDVESIYEVPICLKREGLDKLIVRLLNLKCQDGDISGWENSIIKRVKFPSKEVKIAVVGKYMTLQDAYKSIYEALVHGAIENDAKLVIRKVDSEDIEKDGAHAHLEGVGGILVPGGFGNRGIEGKVMAIQYARENRIPYLGICLGMQTAIIEFARHVCGMRGANSTEFERKTRFPVISLLEEQKHVKAMGATMRLGASECALKKGTKAHDAYRKSKVCERHRHRYEFNNKYRLSLEKKGMTFSGIYPKKGLVEIIELRGHPWFVACQFHPEFKSKPDKSHPLFRDFIKAALRNK; encoded by the coding sequence ATGGCAAAATATATATTCGTGACCGGCGGCGTCGTTTCAAGTCTCGGGAAAGGGATAACCTCGTCGTCTATCGGCAAATTACTGGAGTCCAAAGGGCTGAAGGTCACTCTGATAAAATGCGATCCTTATATAAATGTCGATCCGGGCACTATGAATCCATATCAGCACGGAGAGGTCTATGTCCTCGACGACGGCGCCGAGACCGATCTCGACCTCGGCCATTACGAGCGGTTCACGAACGCTCACCTCACGCGGGACAATAACATCACGACCGGTAAGATATACTATTCCGTAATAACAAAAGAGCGCCGGGGCGATTACCTGGGCTCTACCGTACAGATAATCCCGCACATCACGGACGAGATAAAAGACAGCATTAAAAAAGTAGCGGAGGATAAAAGGGTGGACGTCGTTATCGTGGAAATAGGCGGGACCGTCGGAGACATAGAGAGCCTGCCGTTCCTTGAGGCTATAAGGCAGCTGCGCCTTGAAGTGGGCAGGGACTACGCCATAAACGTCCACGTGACCCTTGTCCCATATATAAAATCCGCCGGAGAGATCAAGACCAAACCTACCCAACACAGCGTGGGAACGCTCCGCGAAATAGGCATAATACCCGACATCATAGTATGCAGGACCGAAAAATATCTTACGGCCGAGACAAAGGCGAAGATCGCGCTCTTTTGCAACGTAGATGTAGAAGGTGTGGTGCAGGCGGTAGACGTAGAAAGCATATACGAGGTTCCAATATGCCTTAAGAGAGAGGGACTCGACAAACTTATAGTGCGCCTCTTGAACCTGAAGTGCCAGGACGGCGATATATCCGGATGGGAAAATTCAATAATAAAACGCGTTAAATTCCCTTCGAAAGAGGTCAAGATAGCGGTAGTCGGTAAATATATGACTCTGCAGGACGCCTACAAATCCATATATGAAGCGCTGGTCCACGGCGCGATAGAGAATGACGCGAAACTGGTAATAAGGAAGGTCGATTCCGAGGACATAGAGAAAGACGGGGCGCATGCCCATCTGGAAGGCGTGGGCGGGATACTCGTTCCCGGCGGTTTCGGCAACCGCGGCATCGAAGGAAAGGTAATGGCCATCCAGTATGCGCGCGAGAACAGGATACCGTATCTCGGGATATGTTTAGGCATGCAGACGGCGATAATAGAATTTGCCAGGCACGTCTGCGGGATGAGAGGCGCTAATTCGACTGAATTTGAAAGAAAGACAAGATTCCCCGTAATAAGCCTTCTCGAAGAGCAGAAACATGTCAAGGCTATGGGCGCTACGATGCGCCTGGGCGCTTCGGAATGCGCGCTTAAGAAAGGGACGAAGGCGCATGACGCGTACAGGAAGAGCAAGGTATGTGAAAGGCACAGGCACAGATACGAATTTAATAATAAATACAGGCTGTCTTTAGAAAAGAAGGGAATGACATTCAGCGGCATCTATCCAAAGAAGGGCCTCGTCGAGATAATAGAACTGCGCGGCCATCCGTGGTTCGTGGCATGCCAGTTCCACCCCGAATTCAAATCAAAGCCGGATAAATCGCATCCGCTATTTAGGGATTTTATCAAGGCGGCGCTCAGGAACAAGTAG
- a CDS encoding PEP/pyruvate-binding domain-containing protein, giving the protein MISTGIKGLDNVITGLRVGDNVVWQIDDIKDYIDLVKPFVDEALKGGKRVIYLRFASHKELLKSSKRVKRYELNADAGFESFTTKVNNIISQEGDGAYYVFDCLSELRSAWATDLMVGNFFMVTCPYLYELKTFTYFSILRNNHSFKSIARIRETTQLLMDVYHCEGSLYIHPLKVWNRYSPTMFLPHQKKGERFIPITDSVNAVKILSYIREKGAESAKRNLDYWDRLFMEAEELAGPGALKNKAKEMIKKLCGIMITKNKKVLSLATQNFTLEELIEIKSRLIGTGFIGGKSVGMLLARKILSEKWSDWRTVSEPHDSFYIGSDIFYSYIVENRWWKLRMQQKTEEGYFPIAKILKEKMLYGVFSEEIMEHFQQIIEYFGSSPIIIRSSSLLEDGFGNAFAGKYESIFLANQGSPEQRYIQFAEAVKRIYASTMNEDALVYRKQRGLDKMDEQMALLVQRVSGAHHKNYFFPDLAGVGVSHNTYVWSDKMNPEAGMLRLVFGLGTRAVNRVEGDYPRMVALDDPFRRPYSERDDLRKFSQHDVDLIDVKDNTWKTVPFEDLISGISYAHTRRVAAEDDEAKLIMGDNAPEGKRYWILTLDNALRDNSLVEHFKKMLKILEQDYDYPVEIEFTVNFTEGNKFKINLLQCRPLQTRGLGRKVAIPDHAGKEETLFESRGYFLGGNISQEIGRVIYVDPQGYSALTQSDKYEVARLIGALNREIDNRERMPVILIGPGRWGSTTPSLGIPVKFAEINNVAILAEMAFTAGNLMPELSFGTHFFQDLVETNIFYVALFPEKKEVVFNRGWLSKSKDLFLKMAPQSPRFKDIVSVYDVGARELKIMSDVVSQRIVCFSAGKKEKPEAGKERV; this is encoded by the coding sequence ATGATAAGCACGGGAATAAAAGGTTTGGATAATGTGATAACCGGCCTCAGGGTCGGGGATAATGTCGTCTGGCAGATAGACGACATAAAGGATTATATCGACCTCGTGAAGCCTTTTGTGGATGAGGCTCTCAAAGGCGGCAAGAGGGTAATATATTTGAGGTTTGCCTCGCACAAGGAGCTCCTGAAAAGCTCGAAGCGCGTAAAGCGGTATGAGCTTAACGCCGACGCGGGATTCGAATCGTTTACGACAAAAGTGAATAATATCATCTCGCAGGAAGGCGACGGCGCCTATTATGTCTTCGACTGCCTGTCGGAGCTCCGCTCGGCATGGGCAACCGACCTTATGGTCGGGAATTTTTTCATGGTCACATGCCCTTACCTCTACGAGCTCAAGACCTTCACATATTTCTCGATACTGAGGAACAATCATTCTTTCAAATCGATAGCCCGCATTCGCGAGACGACGCAATTACTCATGGACGTATACCATTGCGAGGGCAGCCTGTATATACATCCGTTAAAGGTATGGAACAGATATTCGCCGACGATGTTCCTCCCTCACCAGAAGAAAGGGGAGAGGTTCATCCCGATCACGGACAGCGTCAACGCGGTGAAGATACTCTCGTACATCCGCGAAAAGGGGGCCGAGAGCGCAAAGAGGAATCTCGATTACTGGGACCGCCTTTTCATGGAAGCGGAGGAACTGGCGGGACCGGGCGCATTGAAGAACAAAGCGAAGGAAATGATAAAGAAGCTCTGCGGGATAATGATAACGAAGAACAAGAAGGTCCTTTCGCTCGCGACGCAGAATTTCACGCTTGAGGAACTGATAGAGATAAAGTCCAGGCTGATCGGGACGGGATTCATAGGCGGAAAGAGCGTGGGTATGCTGCTCGCGAGGAAGATATTGTCCGAGAAATGGTCGGATTGGCGGACCGTTTCCGAGCCGCACGACTCGTTCTATATAGGTTCGGACATATTCTATTCTTACATAGTCGAGAACCGCTGGTGGAAGCTCAGGATGCAGCAGAAGACCGAAGAGGGATATTTTCCGATAGCGAAGATATTGAAAGAGAAGATGCTCTACGGCGTATTCTCGGAAGAGATAATGGAACATTTCCAGCAGATCATAGAATATTTCGGCTCGTCGCCTATCATAATACGTTCGAGTTCGCTTCTCGAAGACGGTTTTGGCAACGCGTTCGCCGGGAAATACGAGAGCATATTCCTGGCCAACCAGGGAAGCCCGGAACAGAGGTATATCCAGTTCGCGGAAGCCGTCAAAAGGATATACGCAAGCACCATGAACGAAGACGCGCTTGTGTACAGGAAGCAGAGAGGGTTGGATAAGATGGATGAGCAGATGGCGCTCCTGGTGCAGCGCGTTTCCGGCGCCCATCACAAGAACTATTTCTTCCCTGACCTGGCCGGAGTAGGCGTGTCCCATAACACTTATGTATGGAGCGATAAGATGAACCCGGAAGCGGGAATGCTGAGGCTCGTATTCGGCCTCGGCACCAGGGCTGTGAACCGCGTCGAAGGCGATTATCCCAGGATGGTCGCCCTCGACGATCCGTTCAGGAGGCCGTATTCGGAGAGGGACGACCTGAGAAAGTTCTCCCAGCACGATGTGGACTTGATAGACGTAAAAGATAATACGTGGAAGACGGTCCCCTTCGAAGACCTGATAAGCGGGATATCTTACGCCCACACGCGCCGCGTGGCCGCCGAAGACGATGAGGCTAAGCTCATCATGGGCGATAATGCGCCGGAAGGTAAAAGATACTGGATATTGACGCTTGATAATGCGCTGCGCGACAATTCCCTGGTAGAGCATTTTAAGAAGATGCTGAAGATCCTCGAGCAGGACTATGATTATCCCGTCGAGATAGAATTTACGGTAAATTTCACCGAAGGGAACAAGTTCAAGATAAATCTTCTTCAGTGCAGGCCGCTTCAAACGCGCGGGCTGGGCAGGAAAGTGGCTATCCCGGACCACGCCGGAAAAGAAGAGACGCTCTTTGAATCACGCGGATATTTTCTGGGAGGCAACATATCCCAGGAGATCGGAAGGGTTATTTACGTCGATCCGCAAGGTTATTCCGCCCTTACGCAATCGGATAAATATGAGGTTGCGCGGCTCATCGGCGCGTTGAATAGAGAGATCGATAACAGGGAAAGGATGCCTGTCATCCTGATAGGGCCCGGACGATGGGGCTCGACTACGCCGTCTCTCGGGATACCGGTGAAATTCGCCGAGATAAACAATGTCGCCATACTGGCGGAGATGGCATTTACCGCCGGTAATCTCATGCCGGAACTTTCATTCGGCACTCATTTCTTCCAGGACCTTGTGGAGACGAATATATTCTACGTAGCGCTATTTCCCGAAAAGAAAGAGGTTGTCTTTAACCGCGGATGGCTCTCAAAGTCAAAAGACCTGTTCCTGAAGATGGCGCCCCAATCTCCAAGGTTTAAAGATATCGTGAGCGTGTATGACGTGGGCGCCAGGGAATTAAAAATAATGTCTGATGTCGTGTCGCAGAGGATAGTATGTTTTTCGGCTGGGAAGAAAGAAAAGCCTGAAGCCGGAAAGGAAAGGGTATAG
- a CDS encoding glutamate synthase subunit beta: MGDPKGFLKAARQLSQYRPVCERVRDFAPVAKPRSEKQSEEQASRCMDCATPFCHWGCPIGNYIPEWNDHMYSGRWEAALVLLESTNNLPEITGRVCPALCEYACVLGLNDDAVTIRENELALVEYGFKNNIIKANRAKARTGKKAAVVGSGPAGLSCAAQLNKAGHNVTVFERDDKPGGILRYGIPDFKLEKKAIDRRVDIWKKEGIVFKTGVNVGKDYPAGKLLKDFDAVVLAGGSRDPRDLKIDGRDLKGVYFAMDYLSQANKRAAGEKAPQGRKVDAKGKSVVVVGGGDTGSDCVGTANRQGAACVVQIEVMPKPPECRTSDYPWPRYPLLLKTTSSHEEGARRHWAILTKRFIGEKGRVKKLSCVKVEFSKIEGNSCPVMKEVPGSEFEIDADMVIVAVGFLHPEHSGLLAELGVKFDERGNVKTDADYMTSVKKVFSAGDMRRGQSLVVWAVSEGRRAAYCVDKFLMGGSDLPLI; this comes from the coding sequence ATGGGTGACCCGAAAGGATTCCTAAAGGCCGCAAGACAGCTCTCCCAATACAGGCCGGTATGCGAACGCGTCCGCGATTTCGCTCCCGTCGCTAAGCCAAGGAGCGAGAAGCAGTCCGAGGAACAGGCCTCGCGCTGTATGGACTGCGCGACGCCGTTTTGCCATTGGGGATGCCCGATAGGAAATTACATCCCGGAATGGAACGACCATATGTATAGCGGCAGGTGGGAAGCGGCTCTCGTGCTCTTGGAATCGACGAACAACCTGCCGGAGATAACGGGAAGGGTCTGTCCGGCTCTATGTGAATACGCGTGCGTGCTCGGGCTGAACGACGATGCCGTAACGATACGGGAGAACGAGCTTGCGCTCGTGGAATATGGTTTTAAGAATAACATCATCAAAGCGAACCGCGCAAAGGCCCGGACCGGCAAGAAGGCAGCCGTTGTCGGTTCAGGCCCCGCAGGATTGTCCTGCGCGGCGCAGCTTAACAAGGCGGGGCACAACGTTACTGTCTTTGAGCGCGACGATAAGCCCGGCGGGATATTGCGCTACGGGATCCCGGATTTCAAGCTGGAAAAAAAGGCCATAGACCGGCGAGTGGATATCTGGAAAAAAGAAGGCATAGTATTTAAGACGGGCGTTAATGTGGGGAAGGACTATCCTGCCGGAAAACTTTTAAAGGATTTCGACGCTGTTGTCCTGGCCGGCGGGTCGCGGGATCCTCGAGATCTTAAGATCGACGGCAGGGACCTGAAAGGCGTATATTTTGCGATGGATTACCTCAGCCAGGCCAATAAGAGGGCCGCGGGCGAAAAAGCGCCGCAGGGGCGGAAGGTAGACGCGAAAGGTAAGTCGGTGGTCGTTGTAGGGGGAGGCGATACGGGCTCAGACTGCGTAGGGACCGCGAACAGGCAGGGCGCGGCATGCGTTGTCCAGATAGAGGTCATGCCTAAACCGCCGGAATGCCGCACGAGCGACTATCCATGGCCGAGATATCCGCTTCTCTTGAAGACGACGTCGAGCCATGAAGAAGGAGCCCGGCGCCATTGGGCTATCCTCACGAAACGTTTTATAGGGGAAAAGGGGCGCGTGAAGAAGCTTTCATGCGTAAAGGTGGAATTTTCAAAGATTGAGGGAAATTCCTGCCCTGTAATGAAAGAGGTTCCGGGGAGCGAATTCGAGATAGACGCGGATATGGTCATCGTTGCCGTAGGATTTTTGCATCCCGAGCATTCCGGGCTTCTGGCGGAACTCGGCGTTAAATTTGACGAGCGCGGAAACGTGAAGACGGATGCCGATTATATGACATCAGTCAAAAAAGTATTTTCCGCGGGTGACATGAGGCGCGGCCAGTCTCTGGTAGTATGGGCTGTTTCAGAAGGCCGCCGGGCGGCCTATTGCGTGGATAAATTTTTAATGGGCGGCAGCGACTTGCCGCTGATTTGA